A single window of Trachemys scripta elegans isolate TJP31775 chromosome 18, CAS_Tse_1.0, whole genome shotgun sequence DNA harbors:
- the TSR1 gene encoding pre-rRNA-processing protein TSR1 homolog: MAAGAGAAHRAGALKQQNKPHKGRKQRGGAQRRAGGRVPAKTLSRRRRDLTKPDRRHQALQLRRQRKEAVLAEKRHLGSKDGPPHLVVVVPLHAGVVTHDALRLLQSDESALVHTDERAEGFVLLCPRLKLRWRFATAPVGNLHAVLDLAKVADTLLFVLDPLDGWDSAGDYCLSCLFAQGLPSYALAVHGVTDLPQKKQTDAKKKLGKAIEKRLPEAKLFPLNTEQESLLLLRHLAAQKQRHLAFRDRRAYLLAQEAEFMPSHDSDLVGTLKVSGFVRGRTLNVNSLVHIVGHGDFQMSQVDAPPDPFSLNPRVAKGQQRKGQDMEIQDDSVNGAVEMEEVIKVLMKADPRRQESLQSEVIPDPMEGEQTWPTEEELKEADESLKERRKVVKVPKGTSNYQAAWIVEDGDDGSEEEEEDNLEDEDLMEEASQAGESSEEEELEEEECETMTVAESARDDLYDETLDEDEEQMLEKYKQERLDQMFPDEVDTPRNLPARVRFQKYRGLKSFRTSPWDPKENLPRDYARIFQFQDFSRTRKHVFRQIEKEETEGAAVGWYVTLHICSVPSSVMESFRQGLPLVLFSLLPHEQKMSVLNFAVRRHLGNNETVKAKEELIFHCGFRRFRASPLYSQHSSADKHKLERFLRPDAALVVTVYAPITFPPASVLLFKQRSNGMHDLIATGFLLSVDPDRIIIKRLVLSGHPFKIFSKTAVVRYMFFNREDVLWFKPVELRTKWGRRGHITEPLGTHGHMKCHFDGQLKSQDTVLLNLYKRIFPKWTYDPHVPEPVPWVRNEEQLPMQEVEME; this comes from the exons ATGGCGGCGGGCGCGGGGGCCGCGCACCGGGCCGGGGCCCTGAAGCAGCAGAACAAGCCGCACAAGGGGCGGAAGCAGCGCGGAGGGGCCCAGCGCCGGGCGGGAG GCCGCGTCCCCGCCAAGACCCTCAGCCGCCGCCGGCGGGACCTGACCAAGCCGGACCGGAGGcaccaggccctgcagctccgCAGGCAGCGCAAGGAGGCG GTGCTGGCAGAAAAGCGACACCTGGGCAGCAAAGATGGGCCGCCTCACCTGGTGGTGGTGGTCCCACTGCACGCTGGGGTGGTCACCCACGACGCCTTGAGGCTGCTTCAGAGTGACGAATCTGCCCTTGTGCATACGGATGAGAGAGCAGAGGGTTTTGTGCTGCTCTGCCCCCGACTTAAACTGCGCTGGCGCTTTGCGACGGCACCCGTGG GGAATCTTCATGCTGTGTTAGACCTGGCGAAAGTAGCTGATACCCTGCTGTTCGTACTGGATCCACTCGATGGCTGGGACAGCGCTGGAGATTACTGCCTCTCTTGCCTCTTTGCGCAGGGGCTCCCCAGCTATG CCCTTGCTGTCCATGGAGTCACTGATCTCCCACAGAAGAAACAGACAGATGCTAAGAAGAAATTGGGCAAAGCTATTGAGAAGCGCCTCCCGGAGGCCAAACTCTTCCCCCTGAACACCGAGCAAGAGTCTTTGTTGTTGCTGAGGCATCTTGCTGCCCAGAAGCAGCGGCACCTTGCTTTCCGTGATAGACGGGCCTATCTGCTTGCCCAAGAGGCTGAGTTTATGCCCAGCCATGATAGTGACTTGGTGGGGACCTTGAAGGTATCTGGCTTCGTTCGGGGACGGACCCTCAATGTAAACAGCCTGGTGCATATTGTGGGACATGGAGACTTCCAGATGAGTCAGGTTGATGCCCCTCCAGACCCCTTCTCTCTCAACCCCCGAGTGGCTAAAGGGCAGCAAAGGAAGGGCCAGGACATGGAAATACAG GATGATTCTGTAAACGGTGCTGTTGAGATGGAGGAAGTCATTAAGGTCCTGATGAAGGCAGATCCTAGAAGACAGGAGTCTTTGCAATCAGAGGTGATTCCTGACCCCATGGAGGGGGAACAGACCTGGCCCACTGAGGAGGAGCTGAAAGAGGCAGATG AGTCCCTGAAGGAAAGGAGGAAGGTGGTGAAGGTCCCCAAGGGAACATCCAACTACCAGGCTGCGTGGATTGTGGAGGATGGAGATGAtggcagtgaggaggaggaggaggacaaccTGGAGGATGAAGATCTGATGGAAGAGGCTTCCCAG GCTGGGGAAAGcagcgaggaggaggagcttgAAGAGGAGGAGTGTGAGACCATGACGGTAGCAGAGTCTGCTCGGGACGACCTATACGACGAGACGCTGGATGAGGATGAGGAGCAGATGTTGGAGAAGTACAAGCAGGAGAGATTGGATCAAATGTTCCCAGATGAGGTGGACACCCCCCGCAACTTGCCTGCCAGAGTCCG GTTCCAGAAGTACAGGGGGCTCAAAAGTTTCCGGACTTCTCCTTGGGATCCCAAAGAGAATCTCCCCAGGGATTATGCCAGGATCTTCCAGTTCCAGGACTTCTCCCGAACCAGGAAGCATGTCTTCCGGCAGATAGAGAAAGAGGAAACCGAAGGGGCCGCG GTTGGCTGGTACGTTACGCTTCACATCTGTAGTGTTCCTAGCTCAGTGATGGAGAGTTTCAGGCAGGGGCTGCCTCTGGTCCTATTCTCACTGCTTCCCCATGAGCAAAAG aTGTCTGTGCTGAACTTTGCAGTGAGGCGGCACCTGGGCAACAATGAGACAGTGAAAGCCAAGGAGGAGTTGATCTTCCACTGTGGGTTCAGGCGCTTCCGCGCCTCCCCTCTGTACTCCCAGCATAGCTCAG CTGATAAGCACAAGTTGGAGCGTTTCCTGCGGCCTGATGCAGCCCTGGTGGTAACTGTTTATGCTCCCATCACTTTTCCCCCAGCCTCGGTGCTACTGTTTAAACAAAGGAGTAACG GAATGCACGACCTCATTGCCACAGGCTTTCTGCTCTCGGTGGATCCAGACAGAATCATCATCAAGCGGCTGGTGCTCAGTGGTCACCCTTTCAAGATCTTCAGCAAGACTGCTGTAGTGCGGTACATGTTCTTTAACAGAG AGGATGTGCTGTGGTTTAAGCCGGTGGAGCTGAGGACCAAGTGGGGCCGCAGAGGACACATCACGGAGCCACTAG GGACTCATGGTCACATGAAGTGTCATTTTGATGGCCAGCTGAAATCCCAGGACACGGTGCTGCTGAATCTGTACAAACGCATCTTCCCTAAATGGACTTATGACCCGCATGTGCCGGAGCCGGTACCGTGGGTGAGAAACGAAGAGCAGCTCCCCATGCAGGAGGTGGAGATGGAATAA